In a single window of the Euwallacea fornicatus isolate EFF26 chromosome 5, ASM4011564v1, whole genome shotgun sequence genome:
- the LOC136339522 gene encoding DNA-3-methyladenine glycosylase-like — protein sequence MNNVSFTRLLTEDFNRECKDMALYFLGKVLTRKLEDGRILRGRIVETECYLGNEDKASHSCGGRRTPRNEPMYMSAGTCYVYQTYGMYYCFNISSKESGAAVLLRALEPLEGIDTMKSFRNIRNEKQKENPHCLCNGPSKLCIAMDIRKENCNKLNLSDQENEMLWIEDDPDFKLEKFSVVETSRIGIDKVDPEWAKMPLRFYIYGNGSISKRDRKAEKLVDKDT from the exons ATGAATAACGTATCTTTTACGCGGCTCTTGACTGAGGACTTTAACCGCGAATGCAAGGATATGGCCCTTTACTTTTTGGGCAAAGTTCTGACCAGAAAATTGGAAGATGGACGCATTTTAAGGGGTCGAATTGTAGAGACCGAGTGCTACTTGGGAAACGAGGATAAGGCCTCGCATTCTTGCGGAGGAAG GCGTACCCCCAGAAATGAACCAATGTACATGTCGGCAGGTACTTGCTACGTGTACCAAACCTATGGAATGTATTATTGCTTTAATATTTCAAGTAAAGAATCTGGGGCTGCAGTACTGCTCAGGGCTCTCGAGCCCCTTGAAGGAATTGACACAATGAAGAGCTTCAGAAACA TCAGAAATGAGAAACAGAAGGAGAACCCCCATTGCTTATGCAATGGGCCCTCAAAACTGTGCATTGCAATGGATATAAGGAAGgaaaattgcaacaaattaaatttgtcagATCAAGAGAATGAGATGCTCTGGATCGAGGACGATCCGGATTTCAAGTTGGAGAAGTTTTCAGTGGTGGAAACATCTAGGATTGGGATAGATAAAGTTGATCCAGAGTGGGCTAAAATGCCTTTGAGATTCTATATCTACGGCAACGGCAGCATTAGTAAAAGGGACAGGAAGGCCGAAAAGCTGGTTGATAAAGACACTTAA
- the LOC136339518 gene encoding leucine-rich repeat-containing protein 59-like — MVQKTKINVKERFYDGQIDLSMSDLDEVPVREIASVKNTHSLDLSNNRLTSLPSTFITLTFLTKLDLSKNALTELPEDFGNLSKLKYLDLYNNRLEHLPLSFGQLTALRFLDLKDNPLVPAIAKVAGLCIDTKGCQQCARDVTQFYMRLRQEVNAEVEMRNKERQKQLEINQKKKQEKKKLKKEKLVRVFKEPVLIGADVGVHKGIPKQKKATSKKDKKSQSNQHPSFFWSFLCLFLVCSVTLWFLFALKFPPLSKLGPHINNFYHRNIIDLLPSDYGKYGLYFEDLVWQFQVRTRDVTLNLFETVSKSDIYRAVEQKVREVISESKN, encoded by the exons ATGGttcagaaaacaaaaataaacgtgAAAGAGCGTTTTTATGATGGGCAAATCGACCTCAGCATGTCTGATTTGGATGAAGTGCCTGTGAGGGAAATT GCCTCCGTGAAGAACACCCACAGTCTAGATTTATCCAACAATAGACTGACATCGTTACCG TCCACGTTCATCACTTTAACGTTCCTCACCAAGCTAGATTTGAGCAAAAATGCATTGACTGAATTGCCTGAAGATTTTGGAAACTTATCCAAACTCAAGTACTTGGACTTGTACAATAACAGGCTTGAGCATTTACCACTTAGTTTTGGCCAGCTTACTGCCTTGAGATTCTTGGATTTAAAAGACAATCCTTTGGTGCCTGCTATTGCAAAGGTTGCAGGTCTCTGCATTGATACTAAAGG GTGTCAGCAGTGTGCTCGAGATGTAACTCAGTTTTATATGAGGTTACGGCAGGAAGTCAATGCTGAAGTGGAAATGCGTAATAAAGAGAGACAGAAGCAGCTAGAAATTAATCAAAAGAAGAAGCAGGAGAAGAAGAAgcttaaaaaggaaaaactggTAAGAGTGTTCAAAGAACCAGTCTTAATAGGGGCTGATGTGGGAGTGCATAAAGGGATTCCTAAGCAGAAAAAGGCCACTAGTAAAAAGGACAAAAAGTCTCAAAGTAACCAACACCCTAGCTTTTTTTGGAGTTTCTTGTGCTTGTTCTTAGTGTGCAGTGTCACCCTCTGGTTTctatttgcattaaaattccCCCCTCTGTCCAAGTTGGGGCCCCATATCAACAACTTTTATCACAGGAACATAATAGACCTATTGCCTAGTGATTATGGGAAATATGGATTGTATTTTGAGGATTTGGTGTGGCAGTTCCAAGTTAGGACTCGGGATgtcacattaaatttatttgaaactgtTTCTAAAAGTGACATTTACCGAGCTGTAGAGCAGAAAGTTAGGGAAGTGATCTCTGAgagcaaaaattga
- the msk gene encoding importin-7 isoform X2, with translation MEIRKVIDLLRATICPMDRLQAETQLDQIHKIIGFAPALLQVVMMSDCDMPVRQAGAIYLKNLISNSWQEKEAENGQPAPFALHEQDRALIRDSIVDAVVHAPELIRTQLCSCVNVVVKHDFPGRWTQIVDKVSVYLSNPDPSGWHGALLCLYQLVKNFEYKKAEDRGPLHEAMNLLLPQLYQLEVNLLPDPSEQSVLLQKEGLKIYYALTQYILPLDLISKEAFAQWMEICRQVVERQVPPAALQPDEDERPDLPWWKSKKWALHILCRMFERYGSPGHIGKEYNEFAEWYLQTFSTGILEVLLRVLDGFRGGHWVPPRVLQQTLNYLNQAVSHAHTWKILKPHMPTIIQDVLFPLMSYSAEDHELWTVDPHEYIRVKFDVFEDFVSPVIAAQTLLHSSCKKRKEMLGKTMALLNQVLNNAATEPAQRDGALHMVGSLADVLLKKKPYRDQLDQLFIKYVFPEFGSDRGHMRARGCWVLHYFAEYEFKQENVLMEATNLTIRALLFDKDLPVKVEAAVALQSLLSYQDRCHKYVEPQVKQIALELLTVIRETENEDVTGVMQKLVCVFTQQLVPIAVEICQHLASTFAQVLDMEEGSDEKAVTAMGLINTIETLLTVMDEQPEVTRLLEPTVLQVVAQVLQQEVQEYYEEILALIYDLTSKHVSPDMWKVFELMYQIFMKNGMDHFTDMMPALHNYVTIDTDAFLSNEQRLLAVYNMCKEVLTKDSGEDPESNAAKLLEVVLLQCRGKIDNAAPMLVELAATRLLREVKTSELRTMCLQVLIAALYYDPQLLFGVLQKMPDFTNHFIKQWLHDTDCFLGIHDRKLCVLGLCTLIGMSQKPPALVEMASNVVPSLILLFDGLKRAYAAKAQAEAEEEESESDDGEIGEDILSSDEDELDDQEQGYLENLAKKTMSAGDNKGMQISATINSVDDASDDEDDSDYEPNEETVLESYTTPLDEDDCEVDEYLAFKHVFTNIQRQDPDWYAALTANLKEQQLKSLNEIAMLAEQRAAARESKRIEQQGGMLYVYATSGAYQFQIQWQ, from the exons ATGGAAATCCGGAAAGTTATAGACTTGCTGAGGGCAACGATTTGCCCTATGGATCGGCTGCAGGCGGAAACGCAGCTGGATCAG ATTCACAAGATCATTGGCTTCGCCCCAGCCTTACTGCAAGTTGTAATGATGAGCGATTGCGACATGCCCGTGCGTCAAGCTGGTGCTATATATTTA AAAAATCTTATATCAAACAGCTGGCAAGAAAAGGAAGCTGAGAATGGACAACCAGCACCTTTTGCATTACATGAGCAAGACAG AGCATTGATCAGAGACAGCATAGTGGATGCAGTAGTTCATGCCCCAGAACTTATTCGCACACAGCTTTGCTCTTGTGTCAATGTAGTGGTGAAGCACGACTTCCCTGGCAGGTGGACACAAATTGTAGATAAA GTTAGTGTATATCTTTCAAATCCTGACCCCAGTGGGTGGCATGGTGCTCTCCTGTGTCTCTATCAGctggttaaaaattttgaatacaaGAAAGCAGAGGATCGGGGTCCCTTGCATGAAGCTATGAACCTGTTGCTGCCCCAACTGTACCAGCTTGAG gTGAATCTCTTACCAGATCCTTCTGAACAATCAGTGTTGTTACAAAAAGAGGGGTTGAAGATTTATTATGCTCTCACACAGTATATTTTGCCATTGGATTTGATTAGCAAAGAAGCATTTGCTCAGTGGATGGAGATTTGTCGACAG GTGGTGGAAAGACAGGTTCCTCCTGCAGCCCTGCAACCGGATGAGGACGAGCGACCCGATTTGCCCTGGTGGAAGAGCAAAAAGTGGGCTCTGCACATCTTATGTCGCATGTTTGAGAG ATACGGTTCCCCGGGGCACATCGGCAAAGAATACAATGAATTCGCCGAGTGGTACTTGCAAACTTTTAGCACTGGTATTTTGGAGGTGCTGTTGAGGGTGCTCGACGGTTTCAGGGGTGGCCATTGGGTACCTCCAAGAGTTCTCCAACAAACCCTGAATTACCTAAATCAG GCGGTATCTCATGCTCATACGTGGAAAATCCTGAAGCCCCACATGCCAACCATCATTCAGGACGTTCTGTTTCCACTAATGAGTTACTCGGCTGAAGATCACGAGTTGTGGACTGTCGACCCTCACGAGTATATCAGAGTAAAATTCG ACGTTTTTGAGGACTTTGTCTCGCCAGTTATTGCGGCTCAAACATTGCTGCACTCCTCCTGCAAGAAGCGTAAAGAAATGTTGGGCAAAACGATGGCTCTTCTTAATCAGGTGCTAAATAATGCGGCCACAGAGCCGGCGCAAAGGGACGGCGCCCTGCACATGGTCGGCTCCTTGGCCGACGTCCTCCTGAAGAAGAAGCCTTACAGAGACCAGTTGGACCAGCTCTTTATAAAGTATGTGTTTCCTGAATTCGGAAGTGACAGAGGTCACATGAGAGCTCGCGGTTGCTGGGTGCTTCATTATTTTGCCGAATACGAGTTCAAACAG GAAAACGTCTTGATGGAAGCCACCAATCTGACCATACGAGCCTTGTTATTTGACAAAGATTTGCCCGTTAAAGTAGAAGCAGCAGTTGCCTTGCAATCGCTCTTGAGCTACCAAGACCGCTGTCACAAATACGTCGAGCCTCag GTGAAACAAATTGCTTTGGAACTGCTGACCGTCATCCGCGAAACTGAGAACGAGGACGTCACTGGGGTAATGCAAAAACTGGTTTGTGTTTTTACCCAACAGCTAGTCCCTATTGCGGTGGAAATCTGCCAGCATTTGGCTAGCACCTTTGCGCAAGTACTTGATATGGAGGAAGGCTCAGATGAGAAAGCTGTAACGGCTATGGGGCTGATCAATACGATCGAGACTCTGCTTACTGTGATGGACGAGCAGCCGGAAGTGACGCGTCTGTTGGAACCAACGGTGCTACAAGTCGTCGCCCAG gTACTTCAACAAGAAGTTCAAGAGTACTATGAAGAGATTCTGGCCTTAATCTATGACCTGACCAGTAAGCATGTATCTCCTGACATGTGGAAAGTGTTTGAATTAATGTACCAA attttcatgaaaaatggaaTGGATCACTTCACGGACATGATGCCTGCTCTGCACAATTACGTTACTATCGACACGGATGCCTTCCTGTCCAATGAACAACGTCTGCTAGCTGTTTACAACATGTGTAAAGAGGTTTTAACTAAAG ACAGTGGTGAAGATCCCGAATCGAACGCCGCCAAACTTCTGGAAGTGGTGCTTCTGCAGTGCCGCGGAAAGATCGACAACGCGGCCCCTATGCTCGTGGAATTGGCAGCCACGCGGTTGTTGCGTGAGGTCAAGACGAGCGAACTCAGAACAATGTGTTTGCAA GTGTTGATTGCGGCACTCTACTACGACCCGCAGCTGCTTTTCGGGGTGTTGCAGAAGATGCCGGACTTCACCAACCATTTTATAAAGCAGTGGCTGCATGACACAGACTGCTTCCTGGGAATTCATGACCGAAAACTGTGCGTTTTGGGATTGTGCACGCTCATTGGGATGAGTCAAAAGCCGCCAGCCCTGGTTGAAATGGCTTCCAACGTTGTGCCTTCGCTCATCCTCCTATTCGACGGCCTGAAGCGGGCGTACGCTGCTAAAGCGCAGGCTGAGGCCGAGGAGGAGGAAAGCGAAAGTGACGATGGGGAAATTGGCGAAG ACATCCTCAGTTCAGATGAAGACGAACTTGATGATCAGGAACAGGGTTATTTAGAGAACCTAGCGAAGAAGACAATGTCGGCGGGGGATAACAAAGGCATGCAAATTAGCGCCACAATAAACTCCGTGGATGACGCGTCCGATGACGAAGACGACTCGGATTACGAGCCCAACGAAGAAACCGTCCTCGAATCGTACACAACGCCGCTCGACGAGGACGACTGCGAGGTGGACGAGTACCTCGCTTTCAAGCACGTATTTACAA ATATCCAACGTCAAGATCCCGACTGGTACGCAGCTCTAACCGCAAACCTTAAGGAGCAGCAGTTAAAGTCATTGAACGAGATCGCTATGCTGGCCGAACAAAGGGCCGCTGCGCGCGAAAGCAAACGCATAGAGCAGCAAGGAGGTAT GTTATATGTTTACGCAACAAGCGGTGCCTACCAGTTTCAAATTCAGTGGCAGTAA
- the Sply gene encoding sphingosine-1-phosphate lyase translates to MEVAKYPITAFKAYCNGVFQGKEPWQIVTITTSSVLFTVWLYNFLNGNESLLTRGTKTVFRIAKWVPHIRKRIEDELEEINRSFEGDVIERTAKLEYLVKLPLKGLDKNKILHILNENLSLGEDSWKSGLASGAVYVHNEALQALAAETFRVSSYTNPLHPDLFPGVCKMEAEVVRILCTLFNGDSQCCGTMTTGGTESIMMACKAYRDFARETRGIQKPEMVLPVTAHSGFDKAGQYLNIKLRHVTIDPTTCQVDLKAMRKAINGNTVMLVGSAPNFPYGTIDDISKIADLGLKYHIPVHVDSCLGGFLTPFMPLAGHYLPPIDFRLKGVTSISADTHKYGFAPKGTSVVMYRDCKYLHHQYTVTTDWVGGIYGSPTINGSRSGGNIATCWATLLHHGLEGYVKATKEIVDTKQTIEQGLRRMKGIYVFGKPATSVVAFGSNDFDIYRLSDALHKLGWNLNALQYPPGLHICVTLMHTKPGIAEKFLNDVSQSLTEIMKDPTLPVEGKMALYGTAQKVPDRSIVGDITRLFLDSMYFIPNLREKPK, encoded by the exons ATGGAAGTAGCCAAATACCCTATTACAGCCTTTAAAGCCTATTGTAACGGAGTATTTCAAGGCAAAGAGCCTTGGCAAATAGTGACCATCACTACTAGTTCAGTATTGTTCACTGTGTGGCTGTACAACTTCCTGAATGGTAACGAGAGCCTCTTGACAAGAGGCACAAAAACTGTGTTCCGAATAGCAAAGTGGGTACCTCACATCAGGAAGAGAATTGAAGACGAACTTGAAGAGATTAATAGAAGTTTTGAGGGGGATGTCATTGAAAGAACTGCAAAACTAGAGTACCTTGTGAAGCTACCTTTGAAAGGTTTAGACAAAAACAagattttacatattttaaatgagaatttaagTTTGGGAGAGGATTCATGGAAGAGTGGGCTAGCATCTGGAGCTGTGTATGttcacaatgaagccttacagGCATTGGCCGCAGAAACCTTCAGAGTTTCATCATATACCAACCCTTTACATCCAGATCTATTCCCTG gAGTGTGTAAAATGGAAGCTGAAGTCGTCAGGATTTTGTGTACTTTATTCAATGGAGACTCCCAATGTTGTGGCACCATGACAACTGGGGGGACTGAGTCAATTATGATGGCCTGCAAGGCTTATAGAGATTTTGCACGTGAGACTAGAGGAATTCAGAAGCCAGAAATG GTGCTTCCAGTAACTGCCCATTCGGGGTTTGATAAGGCTGGACAGTACCTGAATATAAAACTCAGACATGTAACAATAGATCCCACAACTTGTCAGGTGGATTTAAAAGCAATGCGCAAGGCCATTAATGGAAATACTGTGATGCTGGTGGGGTCTGCTCCCAATTTTCCTTATG GGACAATCGACGACATATCAAAAATAGCCGATTTAGGACTAAAATACCATATCCCAGTCCATGTAGACTCGTGCCTAGGAGGTTTCTTGACTCCTTTCATGCCGTTAGCAGGCCACTACCTACCTCCAATAGATTTCCGGCTAAAGGGGGTTACAAGTATCTCAGCAGACACTCATAAATATGGGTTTGCCCCCAAAGGCACTTCAGTAGTGATGTATCGCGATTGCAAATATCTTCATCACCAATACACAGTAACCACAGATTGGGTGGGAGGTATTTATGGCTCTCCTACAATCAATGGTAGCAGATCTGGAGGCAATATTGCCACATGCTGGGCCACTTTGCTACATCATGGTTTGGAAGGCTATGTGAAAGCCACCAAAGAGATTGTGGATACGAAGCAAACAATAGAGCAGGGTCTCAGACGTATGAAGGGCATTTATGTGTTTGGGAAGCCAGCCACTAGTGTAGTGGCCTTTGGCAGTAACGATTTCGACATTTATCGTTTGTCCGATGCTTTGCACAAGCTAGGATGGAACTTAAATGCCTTGCAGTACCCTCCAGGACTTCACATTTGCGTCACTCTTATGCACACTAAACCGGGAATAGCCGAGAAGTTCTTGAATGATGTAAGCCAGTCTTTAACAGAGATTATGAAAGATCCCACTCTCCCCGTGGAGGGGAAAATGGCCCTTTATGGTACTGCACAAAAAGTACCAGATCGGTCTATCGTCGGTGACATCACTAGACTGTTTTTGGACTCCATGTATTTTATACCTAATTTGCGAGAAAAGCCGAAATAA
- the RpL18 gene encoding large ribosomal subunit protein eL18, protein MGIDINHKYDRKVRRTAPKSQDVYLRLLVKLYRYLARRTGAKFNRIILKRLFMSRINRPPISLARLLRHMKKPGREGLTAVVVGTVTDDSRIFEVPKITLCALRVTEKARARILKAGGEVITFDQLALRAPTGSKTVLLQGRRNAREAHKHFGLAPGVPHSHTKPLVRSKGRKFERARGRRRSCGYKK, encoded by the exons ATG gGTATCGACATAAACCACAAATACGACCGTAAGGTTAGGCGTACGGCCCCTAAGAGCCAAGATGTATACTTACGTCTCCTTGTCAAG TTGTACCGCTATTTGGCCCGTCGTACTGGCGCCAAGTTCAACAGGATCATTCTGAAAAGATTGTTCATGAGCAGAATAAACAGACCCCCGATCTCTCTGGCAAGATTGTTGAGGCACATGAAAAAGCCTGGACGGGAGGGACTTACAGCCGTTGTTGTGGGAACCGTCACCGATGATTCCAGAATTTTTGAAGTGCCGAAAATAACTTTATGTGCTTTGAGGGTCACTGAAAAAGCTCGGGCCAGGATTTTGAAAGCAG GTGGTGAAGTGATCACCTTTGATCAGCTGGCCTTAAGGGCCCCCACAGGCTCCAAGACGGTGTTATTACAGGGCCGTCGTAACGCACGCGAGGCTCACAAGCACTTTGGGCTTGCCCCAGGAGTACCGCACAGCCACACTAAGCCTTTGGTGCGATCCAAGGGCCGCAAATTTGAGCGAGCTAGGGGTCGCAGGCGCTCTTGCGGATACAAGAAGTAG
- the msk gene encoding importin-7 isoform X1 has product MEIRKVIDLLRATICPMDRLQAETQLDQIHKIIGFAPALLQVVMMSDCDMPVRQAGAIYLKNLISNSWQEKEAENGQPAPFALHEQDRALIRDSIVDAVVHAPELIRTQLCSCVNVVVKHDFPGRWTQIVDKVSVYLSNPDPSGWHGALLCLYQLVKNFEYKKAEDRGPLHEAMNLLLPQLYQLEVNLLPDPSEQSVLLQKEGLKIYYALTQYILPLDLISKEAFAQWMEICRQVVERQVPPAALQPDEDERPDLPWWKSKKWALHILCRMFERYGSPGHIGKEYNEFAEWYLQTFSTGILEVLLRVLDGFRGGHWVPPRVLQQTLNYLNQAVSHAHTWKILKPHMPTIIQDVLFPLMSYSAEDHELWTVDPHEYIRVKFDVFEDFVSPVIAAQTLLHSSCKKRKEMLGKTMALLNQVLNNAATEPAQRDGALHMVGSLADVLLKKKPYRDQLDQLFIKYVFPEFGSDRGHMRARGCWVLHYFAEYEFKQENVLMEATNLTIRALLFDKDLPVKVEAAVALQSLLSYQDRCHKYVEPQVKQIALELLTVIRETENEDVTGVMQKLVCVFTQQLVPIAVEICQHLASTFAQVLDMEEGSDEKAVTAMGLINTIETLLTVMDEQPEVTRLLEPTVLQVVAQVLQQEVQEYYEEILALIYDLTSKHVSPDMWKVFELMYQIFMKNGMDHFTDMMPALHNYVTIDTDAFLSNEQRLLAVYNMCKEVLTKDSGEDPESNAAKLLEVVLLQCRGKIDNAAPMLVELAATRLLREVKTSELRTMCLQVLIAALYYDPQLLFGVLQKMPDFTNHFIKQWLHDTDCFLGIHDRKLCVLGLCTLIGMSQKPPALVEMASNVVPSLILLFDGLKRAYAAKAQAEAEEEESESDDGEIGEDILSSDEDELDDQEQGYLENLAKKTMSAGDNKGMQISATINSVDDASDDEDDSDYEPNEETVLESYTTPLDEDDCEVDEYLAFKHVFTNIQRQDPDWYAALTANLKEQQLKSLNEIAMLAEQRAAARESKRIEQQGGYMFTQQAVPTSFKFSGSNS; this is encoded by the exons ATGGAAATCCGGAAAGTTATAGACTTGCTGAGGGCAACGATTTGCCCTATGGATCGGCTGCAGGCGGAAACGCAGCTGGATCAG ATTCACAAGATCATTGGCTTCGCCCCAGCCTTACTGCAAGTTGTAATGATGAGCGATTGCGACATGCCCGTGCGTCAAGCTGGTGCTATATATTTA AAAAATCTTATATCAAACAGCTGGCAAGAAAAGGAAGCTGAGAATGGACAACCAGCACCTTTTGCATTACATGAGCAAGACAG AGCATTGATCAGAGACAGCATAGTGGATGCAGTAGTTCATGCCCCAGAACTTATTCGCACACAGCTTTGCTCTTGTGTCAATGTAGTGGTGAAGCACGACTTCCCTGGCAGGTGGACACAAATTGTAGATAAA GTTAGTGTATATCTTTCAAATCCTGACCCCAGTGGGTGGCATGGTGCTCTCCTGTGTCTCTATCAGctggttaaaaattttgaatacaaGAAAGCAGAGGATCGGGGTCCCTTGCATGAAGCTATGAACCTGTTGCTGCCCCAACTGTACCAGCTTGAG gTGAATCTCTTACCAGATCCTTCTGAACAATCAGTGTTGTTACAAAAAGAGGGGTTGAAGATTTATTATGCTCTCACACAGTATATTTTGCCATTGGATTTGATTAGCAAAGAAGCATTTGCTCAGTGGATGGAGATTTGTCGACAG GTGGTGGAAAGACAGGTTCCTCCTGCAGCCCTGCAACCGGATGAGGACGAGCGACCCGATTTGCCCTGGTGGAAGAGCAAAAAGTGGGCTCTGCACATCTTATGTCGCATGTTTGAGAG ATACGGTTCCCCGGGGCACATCGGCAAAGAATACAATGAATTCGCCGAGTGGTACTTGCAAACTTTTAGCACTGGTATTTTGGAGGTGCTGTTGAGGGTGCTCGACGGTTTCAGGGGTGGCCATTGGGTACCTCCAAGAGTTCTCCAACAAACCCTGAATTACCTAAATCAG GCGGTATCTCATGCTCATACGTGGAAAATCCTGAAGCCCCACATGCCAACCATCATTCAGGACGTTCTGTTTCCACTAATGAGTTACTCGGCTGAAGATCACGAGTTGTGGACTGTCGACCCTCACGAGTATATCAGAGTAAAATTCG ACGTTTTTGAGGACTTTGTCTCGCCAGTTATTGCGGCTCAAACATTGCTGCACTCCTCCTGCAAGAAGCGTAAAGAAATGTTGGGCAAAACGATGGCTCTTCTTAATCAGGTGCTAAATAATGCGGCCACAGAGCCGGCGCAAAGGGACGGCGCCCTGCACATGGTCGGCTCCTTGGCCGACGTCCTCCTGAAGAAGAAGCCTTACAGAGACCAGTTGGACCAGCTCTTTATAAAGTATGTGTTTCCTGAATTCGGAAGTGACAGAGGTCACATGAGAGCTCGCGGTTGCTGGGTGCTTCATTATTTTGCCGAATACGAGTTCAAACAG GAAAACGTCTTGATGGAAGCCACCAATCTGACCATACGAGCCTTGTTATTTGACAAAGATTTGCCCGTTAAAGTAGAAGCAGCAGTTGCCTTGCAATCGCTCTTGAGCTACCAAGACCGCTGTCACAAATACGTCGAGCCTCag GTGAAACAAATTGCTTTGGAACTGCTGACCGTCATCCGCGAAACTGAGAACGAGGACGTCACTGGGGTAATGCAAAAACTGGTTTGTGTTTTTACCCAACAGCTAGTCCCTATTGCGGTGGAAATCTGCCAGCATTTGGCTAGCACCTTTGCGCAAGTACTTGATATGGAGGAAGGCTCAGATGAGAAAGCTGTAACGGCTATGGGGCTGATCAATACGATCGAGACTCTGCTTACTGTGATGGACGAGCAGCCGGAAGTGACGCGTCTGTTGGAACCAACGGTGCTACAAGTCGTCGCCCAG gTACTTCAACAAGAAGTTCAAGAGTACTATGAAGAGATTCTGGCCTTAATCTATGACCTGACCAGTAAGCATGTATCTCCTGACATGTGGAAAGTGTTTGAATTAATGTACCAA attttcatgaaaaatggaaTGGATCACTTCACGGACATGATGCCTGCTCTGCACAATTACGTTACTATCGACACGGATGCCTTCCTGTCCAATGAACAACGTCTGCTAGCTGTTTACAACATGTGTAAAGAGGTTTTAACTAAAG ACAGTGGTGAAGATCCCGAATCGAACGCCGCCAAACTTCTGGAAGTGGTGCTTCTGCAGTGCCGCGGAAAGATCGACAACGCGGCCCCTATGCTCGTGGAATTGGCAGCCACGCGGTTGTTGCGTGAGGTCAAGACGAGCGAACTCAGAACAATGTGTTTGCAA GTGTTGATTGCGGCACTCTACTACGACCCGCAGCTGCTTTTCGGGGTGTTGCAGAAGATGCCGGACTTCACCAACCATTTTATAAAGCAGTGGCTGCATGACACAGACTGCTTCCTGGGAATTCATGACCGAAAACTGTGCGTTTTGGGATTGTGCACGCTCATTGGGATGAGTCAAAAGCCGCCAGCCCTGGTTGAAATGGCTTCCAACGTTGTGCCTTCGCTCATCCTCCTATTCGACGGCCTGAAGCGGGCGTACGCTGCTAAAGCGCAGGCTGAGGCCGAGGAGGAGGAAAGCGAAAGTGACGATGGGGAAATTGGCGAAG ACATCCTCAGTTCAGATGAAGACGAACTTGATGATCAGGAACAGGGTTATTTAGAGAACCTAGCGAAGAAGACAATGTCGGCGGGGGATAACAAAGGCATGCAAATTAGCGCCACAATAAACTCCGTGGATGACGCGTCCGATGACGAAGACGACTCGGATTACGAGCCCAACGAAGAAACCGTCCTCGAATCGTACACAACGCCGCTCGACGAGGACGACTGCGAGGTGGACGAGTACCTCGCTTTCAAGCACGTATTTACAA ATATCCAACGTCAAGATCCCGACTGGTACGCAGCTCTAACCGCAAACCTTAAGGAGCAGCAGTTAAAGTCATTGAACGAGATCGCTATGCTGGCCGAACAAAGGGCCGCTGCGCGCGAAAGCAAACGCATAGAGCAGCAAGGAG GTTATATGTTTACGCAACAAGCGGTGCCTACCAGTTTCAAATTCAGTGGCAGTAATTCGTGA